In Vulpes lagopus strain Blue_001 chromosome 1, ASM1834538v1, whole genome shotgun sequence, a genomic segment contains:
- the IRAK1BP1 gene encoding interleukin-1 receptor-associated kinase 1-binding protein 1: MSLQRTPQSRVFVELVPWADRGRENNAVSGGEALPGLRRPVSSAQAQSATREVHVSGTAEVSAGPDRAQVAVLVSSTKEAAAEAKKSVCRRLDYITQSLQQQGLQAENVTVTKDFRRVENAYHMEAEVCITFTEFGKMQNICNFLVEKLDSSVVISQPQFYHTPGSVENLRRQACLVAVENAWRKAQEVCNLVGQTLGKPLLIKEEETKEWEGQIDDLQSSRLSSSLTVQQKIKSATIHAASKVFITFEVKGKEKKRKNL, translated from the exons ATGTCGTTGCAACGGACGCCTCAGTCGCGGGTGTTCGTGGAACTGGTTCCCTGGGCGGACCGGGGCCGGGAGAACAATGCGGTCTCGGGCGGTGAGGCGCTGCCCGGCCTCCGCCGCCCCGTCTCCTCAGCACAGGCCCAAAGCGCGACGCGCGAGGTGCACGTAAGCGGCACTGCGGAGGTGTCTGCGGGCCCTGACCGCGCGCAGGTGGCGGTGCTAGTGAGCAGCACCAAGGAGGCAGCGGCTGAGGCCAAGAAGAGCGTTTGCCGCCGCCTGGACTACATCACGCAGAGCCTCCAACAGCAGGGCCTGCAG GCAGAAAATGTAACTGTGACAAAGGATTTTAGAAGAGTGGAAAATGCTTATCACATGGAGGCAGAG GTCTGCATTACATTTACTGAatttggaaaaatgcaaaatatttgtaACTTTCTTGTTGAAAAGCTAGATAGCTCTGTTGTTATTAGCCAACCCCAGTTCTATCATACTCCAGGTTCTGTTGAGAATCTTCG ACGCCAAGCCTGTCTTGTTGCTGTTGAGAACGCATGGCGCAAAGCTCAAGAAGTCTGTAACCTTGTTGGCCAAACTCTAGGAAAACCTTTATTAATCAAAGAAGAAGAAACGAAAGAATGGGAAGGCCAAATAGATGATCTCCAGTCATCCAGACTTTCAAGTTCATTAACTGtacaacaaaaaatcaaaagtgCGACAATACATGCTGCTTCAAAAGTATTTATAACTTTTGaagtaaaagggaaagagaagaaaagaaaaaacctctgA